The genomic segment CGCCTGCTGTACCGCCTCAGACACCAGGTGGTCTGGCCAGCATGGTATCTTCTCTGCTGTCATCCGGAGCAGGTCAGAATGGCGGTGGTTTAAACCTGACAGGTATGCTGATGAATGCACAGAAAGCGATTCAGACCGCCCAGACCGTCCTGCCCATGATTCAGCAATTCGGACCGATGATTAAAAGCGCGCCGACCATACTGAGCATTTTAAAAACCCTGCAGTCCTCAGATGAGAGCAGCCAGGAAAAGTCATCCGTTCAGGAGCGCGAACCTGA from the Sporolactobacillus sp. Y61 genome contains:
- the vrrA gene encoding VrrA/YqfQ family protein; the encoded protein is MFPGSPFPPPSPPPAVPPQTPGGLASMVSSLLSSGAGQNGGGLNLTGMLMNAQKAIQTAQTVLPMIQQFGPMIKSAPTILSILKTLQSSDESSQEKSSVQEREPERAKMDAVPEKRETDSLSAHAATDSDNKAVTDSRSDRRVKKAKNRQGTQQVTKPSKPRLYV